The window CCTCATCACGTCTCATCTCACGACGACTGCCGCCGACGCGTAGTCACTTCTCGTCGACGTTGATCGTTTCCCCCTCATAAAACGACTTAAAAGCCTGACACGGCGGGTCGAAACTCCATACAAGACCATGGCGTATTGTGAAACGTGAGTAACGTACCGTCCGAATCGAGCAAGAACGGAAGTGACACGGTTGACACGGCCTTAGAGGCGCTCTCTCATGTTCACCGTTTTCAGCTTTTACAGTCCCTCTGTGAAGAGGACCCGCAGGAAGCCGTAATCGCTTCCGTCACCGATAGCGTAGAGCGCGGTAGAGACGTGAAATCGGTACAAATTGAACTGTACCATCTTCACCTCCCAAAACTCGAAGAGGCGGGGTTCATCGAGTGGGAGCGAGAGCACGACCAGGTGAGCAAAGGGCCTAATTTCGATACAATCGAGAAGTTACTCGAACGGCTGAGCGAAGGCAGGAACCGCGAACTCCTCTTTAACTAGCGCCGTGTCTGGGATTCGATCCACCGTTATTTATATTAACTGAACATTCCACGATCGATCCGTCCATCTACCGAGCAACTGATTCATCAACGTCGACGCGAACCAAACGGAATCACCGTGCTGAACCCAGCGTCTGTATTCGGAACACGGATCTTGTCAGATACGATATCTACTGCTTCCCATTGCGTTACAGTTACCTTGTGTCCCTGTACTGACCGCGGATTTGCGATCGGTTTTGGCCGAGAAAATCGTGCTACTGGCTGAACGCTGTCCCTGGAATCCGGCGGTCCGAAACTGAGACGGCTAGTAGATATCCTCGAGATCGGCCTCCTCGTGGCTGTGTTCTTCGGCCGGGAACGCGCCGGACTCGACCGCCGAGACGTAGTCCTCGACGGCCGATTTCATCTCTTCGCGAACCGAACCGAACTGCTTCGCAAAGGAGGGCGACCACTCGCTCAGGCCGACCG is drawn from Halopiger aswanensis and contains these coding sequences:
- a CDS encoding DUF7344 domain-containing protein; translated protein: MSNVPSESSKNGSDTVDTALEALSHVHRFQLLQSLCEEDPQEAVIASVTDSVERGRDVKSVQIELYHLHLPKLEEAGFIEWEREHDQVSKGPNFDTIEKLLERLSEGRNRELLFN